AATTTAGATTTAAATATTCACTGCCTCACATTGCAAGCGTCAATAAATgcataattacaaaaaaaaaacctatttTTACCTGTTTTATTTTGTACAGATGTAAAAGTACTACCCTAATGCTGATTTAAGTGACTCCCAATCTAGGCATACTGTAACTATAGCCTGTATCTGGGGAAAGATATGGCCCATACATACTTGGACTTGTGTGCACATATAAAAGGAGTGGCCACCTAAAAAAAGCAATTGTGGAGCAACAACATGAATGTATTCAGAGTTAGATATAAAAACAGTTTACCCATGAAAATCATACCCTtagtgagtgagagatagacAGGTGGGTAGATACTGAAAATGCCTGCATTATTTTAACGGTAAAACATTTCAGCAAAGCACCAAATCAAAATGTGAAGGTTTTGTCTGTGATTCAGCAAAGCACCAAATCAAAATTTGAAGGTTTTTTTTCTGAGATTCTGACGGAAGGTTActgatatttgagctcaacagtCTATGAACTTTCAGACCTTCCAGCATGCTCTTGAAGCAACATGTTGATTAGCTGGAATAGTGTTTAAAACAATGTAGTGGGTTGGAATCACAGACTGCACCTTAAAACTGTCTAAAATAATCTAATTTACAACCTTGTTTCCAAAAAACTTGGGacgctgtgtaaaatgtaaataaaatatgataatcttcaagtcttgtaaacccatatttggTTGTAAAAGGATattgacaacatatcaaatgttgaaactgTTGTAATGTTGAAAATGTCATGAAAAATATATGCTTATTTTGAATGTAataccagcaacatgtctcAAGTAAGTTGGGACGGGCAACAAAAGGCTGGAAAAGTTGCACTATTATAAACTACAGATGATGAAATCCTCAAATACCTCACAATATGACAATATggcggaatatgtgtagatGACTACCATGTTTGCGTTACGAACTGAACCTATGCATTTCTttgggagattctttgagtgctgtgtctcctcattagaaagtctctggtgatCTCTCTCTGCATGAGAGACTGTGCCTCTGGGAGGCTCTTTTTATACCTAACAATGGTGCCAGTTAACCTTATTAGTGGTGAAGTCTTTTGTGTTTTCTTTAACATTACACTACTTTTCCAGCCTTTTGCTGCCCCTGTCTCGGCTTTTCTTTCGCTCAGTGAAACACCTGCTTACCTGCTGGCTTTGGGGACATCAGGACCAAAGGAATCTCCACAGTCACATCACTATCAGAAGAAGGAAGAAACGGTTTACCTTTTACTTGTGTAAAGTGTTAACGGCAATATCAAGATGTTATTTACCCTGAATATTTCTATTAACCTGCATGTAAGGCTTCCAAGTATTCCACCACCGGACACCACAGCAGTTGCTTTGATTGTGTAGGACACCAGAATTCCCAAGATGTCCTTATCCATGTCAGGTCGGATGCTGCATTGTGCATGAGGAGATCAAATTAGTGTATGATGCCCAGATAGGGATCAACCCCTTTTGTTGTCCTTTTTAACATTCTAGGAATCACTCAGAGTTTGGCTGTCAGTATGACTAATGGACAGTTTGAATCTCCACTTACATGGTCGATGATGCCAGGTTTGTGTCCTCATCCTTCAGTTTGCCATCTAGTGCCAAACCGCGCTTCTCTGTGTTGTTGGCCAGCAGAGGGGTAACTCTGTATTCCTTTTCAAGGGTGCACGAGGGATCAACTTGGTCTCTGTTAGGAAAATGTATACTTGTACATAAGTAAAAAGTTTTTTACACAAAAAAGAGGCCTAATATTAACTGCCTTGGACATAAGAAAAGTGCAAGGGTTTCATTTCGTGCTTATCTTTGCAAAAGTATGAACTTACCCGAATTCCTCGCATAGTACAACTTTAGTGTATTTGTCAGCAGAATACAGGACCACATCTGTCGTTTGGTCAACTAGATATAAGAAAATGCTGTGGAGTAAGTATATTGATCTAAGATTTTAAGATTCTGTCACTAGTCATGATTCCATAATCATTATTAgtattatataataatcatatatttcTAAACTTACTTGAGATTTTCACTTTCTTCACCACTTTATTGCTATCATTGTTGATTTTTACAGTAACTGGAATGGGATCTCCATGGTAGTAAAGCTGATTGATGAACAGAAAAGATCTTTAGTCATAAGGAAATCACTCGAGCTGTTTATTTCAAAGAATCTTTACTTTGGTATATACTGGCATATGTTTAAGGTGTTCCAAGGGATGTTACGGTGTGATTGTTTTTAATCACTAACTAACTTTATACCTCTTTCTCAGTTGAAGCCTCGATCTGAATTGGTTTCTCAGACATTATGAACTGTTTACTGATGCTAGCTTTTGGACCAGCACCTAGTTTGTCTGGAGCAAACTGTATCTTTCGGATGATCAAGCGGGTTGTATCCCTATAAACCAATAAGGTAAGGTTATTATGGTCAATCTAAAActgatgtctctgtgtggtttgtttgtgttgatgagGGATGTATTCCTCCTCACTTTTTATCAATTTCCTCATCTGGATTGTCTGCTTCCATGGCAATGTAGCCCTTAACTTCAAAATCAACACCACACGCCTGCAGAGACAGGTGAAGAGATTAGATTTGGAATATCATAGATGGAGTATGACACATAAGGAGGGAAAGAATGCCTACCTTGCCAGCATCGCCTGGTCCAGGTTGAAGGGTGACAGAGCAAGGTAGATTTGTGGGAAGCTAGACAAAACACACAGCTTTTAATGGCGATGTTTGTAAACCTGTGTGAGCTATACTGTTCCTGTCAGCTATATCTTAAGTTTGTGCAATGGTGACTCACAGCGAAAGTGAATGGGTGTCCATCTTCTCCAGACTTCCTCAGAAGTGCATCTTGCACGTGTGTGTTAGCTGGCTTGGGTTCACTGGTCGGAGGGTACACCTGAAGGTGCTCAATCCAGATGTCTTTTCGGAATGATAAACCAATCACATCCAAATCCTCGCGGCCATAGCGAAAAGCACAGGTGAGAGAAACCCATACTGCGGAGAGAAATTACATATTGAGAAATGTTTTTTGGCATGCAATTCTTAGTGGAGATGCTGAGGAAAAATAAATCTCTACAAAGAAAGAGGGAAGTGATCATACCTTTTCTCCCAGCGAGATCTGATGGATCTATTTTGAGCACACCATCTATTATGGGCACATCAACGCATTAAAAAATGTGTAGATGTTAAGTAACTATGAAGTGCAGGTGTCTTACAAAATGTCCATTTCCATTAGACTTaccaacaatatcaacattgtcCACACGGTCCACAAAGTCCCTCTTTCCTAGATAAAGAGCAATCTACAAAAGGACACAATTTAATAGACCACGAAACTCATTTGACTGTAATTTGGCAGTGTAAAAATGACTATTCTCCTGGTCTTGTGATAAAGAAAGTCTTTTGCTCCTCACCGAGCCATTGCGACTGGTCTTCTTATAGATCCTGCAGGGGAAAAGAAAGGCTTGAGTTGAAATGAATTTATCTGAAGTTGAAGATGAAGTTCATCACAATTTTGTCTGATGAACTTGCTCCTTCTTGTGGTCAGTTACCTCCTGTTGCGGTGTATCCGCCTAACTAAATTGGTTGTGATGTCCCTCTGTCAGTTCTTGTTAAAGGATGAGGCTTCTGGATTGCCCGGACCGCTTGTGTTTCACTAAGCAGCGACGTGTATTGAGGAAGGTTTaaaacattcattcaaccttcATTTATTTTCGGAAGAGAATACACTGCTGTGAATGAACGAAGTGACTTTAGCCCTTCGAGTATTCATACTTGGATAAACATCAACTGCATTGTTGGAAAAAGCCATCTAAACCTACATTTTAGTATCTGGAGGAACTGAATGAAGTTATGCAGAGAATCCAGACAAAAATAAATgactgattgactgattgattgattgattgattgattgattgatttaatTACTTGGCTGCCATACTGACCTATGCGTAAAATAAGTCCTATTCTCCCATTCCCCAAAAGTCCCATTCTTTAACCATACTTTTGTTACTATTTTAAATCTGATAGGTATTTAGGATTATTCAGAAATGGCCTTTACCTTATCATGAAATAGTATGTCAAgacattaaacaaaacaatatatGTCAAGACATTACAAGACATTTAACAACTATACAacaactatatatatatttataaaactATGCACACGGATCAAAGTTGAAGTAATCTATGTCTGAATGGGACCACTGCACCACTTCATCTGTGGTGGCTCAGTAGTCAACCTCAGTAGTATGGAGTTAGTAATATAGAATCAGGTTTAGGAAAGACTTACTTGGCCATCGTATTACACTGCCAGGGGGTATCTGCAATTTGAAAGGTGTATGATTAGATAACCCATTGATGAAGTGTTGCATGTAATCCAGCAGGATTCAGGTATCACCAAAAGATTAACATTACGATGAAGTGCAGTTTAATCTTGGATTAGAGCATCTGTGTTGACTTCACCTGGTATACTTTATGATAAGATTATCTC
The Alosa alosa isolate M-15738 ecotype Scorff River chromosome 21, AALO_Geno_1.1, whole genome shotgun sequence genome window above contains:
- the arr3b gene encoding arrestin 3b, retinal (X-arrestin), whose translation is MAKIYKKTSRNGSIALYLGKRDFVDRVDNVDIVDGVLKIDPSDLAGRKVWVSLTCAFRYGREDLDVIGLSFRKDIWIEHLQVYPPTSEPKPANTHVQDALLRKSGEDGHPFTFALPTNLPCSVTLQPGPGDAGKACGVDFEVKGYIAMEADNPDEEIDKKDTTRLIIRKIQFAPDKLGAGPKASISKQFIMSEKPIQIEASTEKELYYHGDPIPVTVKINNDSNKVVKKVKISIDQTTDVVLYSADKYTKVVLCEEFGDQVDPSCTLEKEYRVTPLLANNTEKRGLALDGKLKDEDTNLASSTIIRPDMDKDILGILVSYTIKATAVVSGGGILGSLTCSDVTVEIPLVLMSPKPAGKQVFH